The genomic region GCCCGGTGCGCTCGCCACGAACCCGGCGGTGTACGCGCTGCTGCTCGGCGGCGGGGCCGCGTTCCTGTTGCTGACCTCCGCCCTCCAGCGCGGGTCGGTGACGACGGCGACCGCCGGGCTGGTGCTCGGGGAGACCGTCGCGCCCGCGCTGATCGGCGTGGTGTGGCTCGGGGACCGTACGCGGCCGGGGCTGGGCTGGCTGGCGGTGTTCGGTTTCGCGGTGGCGGTGGCCGGGGCGCTGGTGTTGTCGCGGTTCGGTCAGGCGCCGGTCGAGCAGGGCGCGAGCACGGTTACGCCCAGGTGATCGGGGAGCTCACGCCCAGGTGATCCGGGGTGTTTCCCACGTGCCGGAAAGCTTCACTTTCCGGACGATCGGAAAATTGTTTGTTGAATCTTGAACGCGGGTGAACCGCTTTCCGTATGGGACGGCGTGACCAGTAATCCCGTCACGGTCACCGTGGCCTATCGCGTGACGCCGGGCCGTGCGGCCGACTTCCACTCCTGGGGGTGGGCCATGCTGGGCGCGACCGCGCGGCAACCGGGGTTTCTGGGGGGTGGGGTACTTGTCGACGGAGGGGCGGAGTGGCATGTCGTCTATCGCTTCGCCAGCGAGGGTTCGGCCCTGGCCTGGGAGGCATCGCCTTCCCGGGCACAGTGGGACGGCCGGCTGGACGGGCTCGCCCAGGAGACGGAGCGCAGGCGGGTACCGGGGCCCCGGGCCTGGTTCGAGGCGCAGACTCTGACACCCGCGCCGCCGGCTCCGCCGTCGAAATGGAAACTGTGGTTCGTGAATATGAGCGCGGTTTTTCCGCCGGTGCTCCTGTTCAATCTGACGGTGCTTCCCTATCTCGGTGACCTCAATGCGCTGATCCGCACGTTGTTGTTGTGTCTGTGCGTGACGGCCCTTGTCACCTGGATTCTCATGCCGCGGCTCCAGCGTTTCTTCAGGAAATGGCTGTACCCGTCGCTCCAGGCGCTCCGCGGACGGCACAAACGCCGGGCCACGTAGGCCCGCGAACGAACAGAGGGAGGTGGGCGGGTGAAGACCCTGCTCATCGACAATTACGACTCGTACACGTACAACCTGTTCCAGCTGATCGCCGGGGTCAACGGCGAGGAGCCGGTGGTCATCCGCAACGACGCCGCGGTCGAGGCGGTGCCGGATCTCCTGGAGTTCGACAACCTGGTGGTCTCCCCGGGGCCCGGGCACCCGGCGGACGCGCGTGACTTCGGCATCGCGGCCAGGCTGGTCGCGACCTCCCCGGTCCCGGTGCTCGGCGTGTGTCTCGGTCATCAGGGGATCGCGCTCGGGGAGCGGGGGGTGGTGGGGCCCGCGCCGGTGCCGCGGCACGGGCACCTGTCCACGATCCGGCATGACGAGCGCGACCTGTTCCAGGGCCTGCCGCAGCACTTCACCGCCGTCCGCTACCACTCGCTGTCCGTGCGCGAGCCGCTGCCGGAGATGCTGGAGGCCACGGCCTGGGCGGAGGACGGCGTCCTGATGGGACTGCGGCACCGCACCCGGCCGCTGTGGGGCGTGCAGTTCCACCCGGAGTCCGTCCTCACGGAGTTCGGCCATCGCATGCTCGTGAACTTCCGCAACCTGACCGCGGAGCGGGCCGGCAAGCTGCGGACGAAGAACACGGCGGTCCCGGCACCGGAGGCGGTCCGACGGCGCGTGGTGGTACCGGAGTGCGAGGTCAAAGTCGCCCGGTCGTCGGCGAGGGGCGGTCGGCCTGCGGCCGTGGGCCGGGCAGCGGTGATCCGGTCGGCCGGGGCCGCCTGGTTCGGTGGTGCCGTGCCGTCCGGAGCGGCCGATCCGTCCGCAGCGCCTGGTCGGCCCGGCGGGGCCGACCCGTCCACAGCGTCCCGTCGGCCCAGCCGGGCCGACCAGTCCACCGACACCGGGATGGCCGACGGGATGGTGCCGACCGACGAGACAGCGCCCTCCTCCGGAGCCAGTCCCGCCGGCGCGGCCGGACCGTCCGCCGGGGCCGGGCCGTCCGCCGGGGCCGGGGCTTCCTCCGGTACCGGTCCATCCGCCGGGGCCGGGTCGGCCGTAGGGCCTGGTCAGTCCGGTGGGGCCGGTCCCTCCTTCGGCCCCGGGACGGCCGACGGGATGGTGCCGACCGACGAGACAGCGCCCTCCTCCGGAGCCAGTTCCGCCGGCGCGGCCGGGCCGTCCGCCGGGGCCGGACCGTCCGCCGGTACCGGTCCATCCACCGGGGCCGGGTCGGCCGTAGGGCCTGGTCCGTCCGGTGGGGCCGGTCCGTCCTTCGGCCCCGGGACGGCCGACGGGATGGTGCCGACCGACGAGACAGCGCCCTCCTCCGGAGCCAGTCCCGCCGGCGCGGCCGGGCCGTCCGCCGGGGCCGGACCGTCCGCCGGTACCGGTCCATCCACCGGGGCCGGGCCGTCGGCGGGGCCTGGCCGGTCCCTCACGGCCGGGCCGTCCGCCGGGGCCCAGTCGTCCAGAGGCCCTGGCCGGTTCGGCGGGGCCGGTCCATCCGCAGGACCCGGGCCGTCCGGTCGGGCCGATCCGTCCGCAGGGCCCGGGCCGTCCGGTGGGGTCGACCCGTCCCCCGGCTCCGGGATGGTGCCCGAGGTTGGCACGGCCGCGGGGCGTGAGCCGTGTGGTGAGGCCGGGGCGGTCGTCAGCCCTGCCTCCGCCACCATCCCCCGGCCCCGTCGCCCCCACCGCGTCGGGTATCGGCTGCACACTCGGCGGATCGCCGGGGCCGTGGATGTCGAGGCGGCCTTCGTGCGGATGTGCGCGGGGGCCTCGCCGGCGTTCTGGCTGGACAGTTCGCTCGTGGAGCCGGGGCGGTCGCGGTTCTCGTTCTTCGGGGACGGCAGCGGGCCGCTCGCCGAGTTCGTGCGGTACGACGTCGAAAGCGGGCGTTGTGAGATCGAGCGGGCGGGGCGGCCGGTGCGGAAGGTCGCGGCCAGTGTCTTCGACTACCTCAAGCGGCAGTTGACCAACCGCCGCGTGGACGCGACCGGGCTGCCGTTCGACTTCACCGGGGGCTACGTCGGCTACTTCGGCTACGAGGTGAAGGCGGACTGCGGGTCGCCCAACCGTCACCGCTCCCCGGTCCCGGACGCCGCCTGGCTGTTCGCCGACCGGGTGATCGCGGTGGACCACCAGGAGGGCTTCACGTACGCCGTCTGCCTCGCGGAGGACACCCCGCAGGCCGCCCGGGAGGCCGCCGACTGGCTGGAGAGCGCCCTGGCCGACCTCACCTGCGTGGCGACGGAACGGCCGCCGCTGCCCGCGCCGCCGGCCCCGGCGGACCCCGGCGCCGCCGAGCCGTGGCTGGTGCGCGACCGGGCGACGTATCTCGCGGACATCCAGGCGTGCCAGCGGGAGTTGCGCGCGGGCACCAGCTACGAGGTCTGCCTGACCAACGCCGCCCGCTTGCCCGCACCGCCCGACGCGTTCGCGTTCTACCGGACGCTGCGCCGCGACAACCCGGCCCCCTACGCGGCGTTCCTGAGGTTCGGGGAGCTGGAGGTGGCCGGGTCCTCGCCCGAGCGGTTCCTGCGGATCGGTCGGGACGGCACCGTCGAGGCCAGGCCCATCAAGGGGACCGCGCCGAGGGGCGACGGGCCGGAGGAGGACGCCCGGCTGCGGGACGCTCTCGCGTCGGACGCCAAGACCAGGGCCGAGAACCTGATGATCGTCGATCTGCTCCGCAACGACCTGGGCCGGGTCTGCCGGACGGGGTCGGTACGCGTCCCCAAGCTCATGGACACGGAGACGTACGCCACCGTGCACCAGCTCGTCTCGACCGTGGAGGGCAGGCTGCGGGCGGAGACGGACGCGGTGGACTGTGTCCGGGCCTGTTTCCCCGGCGGCTCGATGACCGGCGCGCCGAAGCTGCGCACGCTGGAGATCATCGACTCGCTGGAGTCCGAGGCCCGGGGCGTGTACTCGGGCGCCCTCGGTTACTTCGGGTGCGGCGGCGGAGCGGATCTCAGCATCGTCATCCGTACCGCCGTGTTCGCCGACGGCCAGATGCACCTGGGTGCGGGCGGGGCGATCGTCCTCGGCTCCGATCCGGACGCGGAGTACGAGGAGATGCTGCTGAAGACCGCGGCCCCGATGCGGGCCCTGCACCAGCACACGGCCGACCGGATCCGGCGGCAGGCCCCGCCCGGTGACCGGGCCGGGGCGGCCGGGGAGGCCCGGCGATGACCAGTCCGCAGGTCGCGCCGCACCCCGTCGAGGCCGAGGCTCCCGGGAACCTCGCGGCCCAGCTCGAAGAGCTCGCCGAGCGGCGCGGGTGGGGCGGGCGGACCGCCTTCCACCAGGGACACCGGGCCTGGACCCACGGCGAGGTGCACGACCTCGCGGCCCGGGCCGCGACCGTGCTCGCCGGGCACGGGGTGCGCCCCGGGGACCGTGTGCTGCTGGCGCTGCCCGACTCCCTCGCCTGGGTGACGGCCTTCCTCGCCACCGCCCGTCTCGGCGCCGTCGCGGTCCTGGTCAACCCCGAACTCCCCGCGGCCGACCACGCGTTCCTGGCCGAGGACACCGGGGCCGGGCTCTGTGTGACGGGGCCGGGCCTGGAGGAGCGGTTCGCCGGACGAGCCCGTCTGGGCGCCGACCAGCTCATGGCGCTCGCCCCCGCCGCCGAGCCCGCGCCCGTCCACCAGGCCCACGCGCACACCCCGCTCTACGTCCAGTACACCTCCGGCACCACGGGCCGCCCCAAGGGCGTCGTGCACACGCACGGCGACCCACGGACGTACCACGACCTCGTCGGCCGGCGGGTGCTGCGGATCACCGCGGAGGACGTCACCCTGTCGGTGTCGAAGCTGTTCTTCGCCTACGGCTTCGGCAACGCCTTCGTCTTCCCGCTGTTCTCCGGCTCGTCCGTGGTGCTGGTGGACCGGCGCCCCACCCCGGCGACCATCGACGAACTCGTCGCCCGGCACCGGGTGACGCTGCTGTACTCCGTGCCGTCCGCCTACGCGGCGCTGGTGGCCGAGCGGGGCCACGGGCACGAGGACTGCTTCGCCTCGGTGCGGGCCGCGGTGTCGGCCGGCGAGGGGCTGCCGGAGGGGCTCGCCCAGCAGGTGACCGCGTTGCTCGGCGCCCCGGTGCTGGAGCAGATCGGCTCCACGGAGGCCGGTCACGCGTTCTGCGCCAACGGTTTCGCCCACAACCACCCGGGGACCGTCGGCCGTCCCGTGCCCGGCTTCGAGGTGGAGCTGCGCAACCGGGACGGCCACCCGGTGCCGGAGGGCGAGGAGGGCGAGATGTGGGTGCGCGGGCCGACGGTGACGCCCGGCTATCTGAACCGGCCCGAGGAGACCGCCCGGACCCTGGTCGGCGGCTGGCTGGCCACCCGCGACCGGGCGTGCCGCGAACCGGACGGCTCCTACCGGCATCTGGGCCGGGCCGACGACATGGAGATGGTCGGCGGTATCACCGTCTCCCCGCTGGAGGTGGAGGCCGTGCTGCGCGGCCATCCGGCGGTGCGGGAGGTGGTGGTCGCGGCCGTGCCCGACGGGCGGGGCGCGAACCGGTTGCGGGCCTTCGTGGTCCCCGACCCGCCGGTGCGGGACGGCCTTGGCGGACGAGCTCATCGGCCTGGCCCGGGAGAGCCTCGCCGCGTTCAAGGTCCCCCGCAGCGTCAGCTTCGTCCCGTCGCTGCCGCGCACCCCGACCGGGAAGCTGCGCCGCCATCTGGTGCGACGGGGCGCCTGGTGAACCCCGCAGAGAGGAACGATCCCGTGCGACCACCCCTGTTCACCGACCGCGGCTTCTATCTGGGACCGGTCTTCCGCCGTGCGGCCGACCGGCACGGGGCCGTCTTCGTCACCCTGGACCGGCCACTGGACGTCGCCCCCTCCCTCGGGGTCGACCTGAGTTACACCGTGCTGGCCGACCTGGTGGAGGACCTGTCCGGGCGGCTGTGGGAGGCCGGGGTGCGGCCCTCGGAGCAGGTCGTCGTGCACAAGGCGGACAACGTCGACATCGTGCTGCTGACCTGCGCCGTCTCCCGTATCGGCGCCGTGCCGGTGCTGCTGTCGCCCGCGCTGGCACCGGCGGTGGCCGGGCAGCTCCTTCAGCGGCTGCGCCGGCCCTGGCTGCTCACCGACGGCGCCACGCTGGACGGCCTGAGGGAGCTCGCCCGGTCCGGGCTGGTGCGGCGGACGCTCTGCGTGGACGACGCGCCCGGGGCGGAGCCCCTGGCGAAATACGCCGGCGCCGAGCCTCCCCCACCGGTCCGGCTGCATCCTCGCGAACCGGCCCTGATCACCCACAGTTCGGGCACGACCGGCGTGCCCAAACTGGCCGTGCACTGCGCGCACACCATGTGGAACCGGCTGGTGCCGCAGCAGGCACTGGGCCGGCCCACGCGGGGCGAGCCGGCGGCGCTGCACATGTCGTTCGTGCACTCGCGCTTCTACCATCTGCTCGGCGTCCTGCTGCACTTCGGCAGCCCGCTCGTGCTGATCACCGACCCGGATCCGGCCGCGGTGGGTCCGCTGCTGGCCCGGCACCGGCCCGGCATCGTGGAGACACACCCCAACACGTTCGTGCTGTGGGAGGAACTGGCCGACGCGCCCGGTGCCCCGCTGTCCCGGGTACGGGCGTACGGCTCCACGTTCGACGCGATCCATCCGCGCACCGTACGGCGGCTGCTGGGCGCCTCGCGGCGCCGTACGCCCTGGCTGATCCAGCTGTACGGGCAGAGCGAGACGGGCCCGGTGGCGTTCCAGGTGGTGACCCGGCGCAGTGCGGCCCGCGCGGACGGCCGCCGCGTCGGGTTCGGGATACCGGGCTTCACCCGGGTCCGGGTCACCGGCGCCGGGGGCCGGCGGGTCCCGCCCGGCACCCCGGGCCGGATCGAGGCCCGCACCCGGGGCCGGATCCTCACCTACCTCGGCATGCCGGAGCGCTACGACCGTCAGCTCACCGACGGCTGGTGGGAGATGGGCGACATGGGCTACCGGAGCCGACTGGGCGCGCTGTACCTGATCGACCGCGAGGTGGACCTGATCGACGCCGTGCACAGCAATCTGGAGGTCGAGGACGTGCTGATGTCCCGGCTGGAGGAACTGCGCGAGGTCGTCATCGTGCCGGGCGCGGACCGGGAGCCGGTGCCGGTGGTGTGCGTGCGCGGCGAGCGGCCCCTGGACCCGGAGCGCTGGCGGCGGGCCACGGCCGGGCTGCCGGCGATGGCCGAGCCGCGGCAGTGGCGGTTCGAGGACCTGCCGATGACCGCGACCTGGAAGGTGAAACGGGTGGAGATCGCCCGGATGCTCACCGAAGGGGCCCGGGCATGACCCCGGTCCTGGTCGTGGGCGCCGGTCCCGTGGGCCTGTCGGCGGCTCTGGCGCTGCGGGCGCACGGGCTGCCGGCCGTCCTGCTGGAGGCGGAGCCGGAGGACCGTGAACGGCCGGGCAGCCGGGCCCTGTTCGTGCACCGGGAGACCCTCGGCCTGCTGGACGCGATGCGGCCCGGCCTCGCCGCCGAGATCACCTCGTACGGGCGGACCTGGCACACCAGGCGCACCCTCTACCGGGGACGTGAGGTCTACGCGCGCTCCTTCCCGCCCCCGTCCGGCCCGCCGCCCTTCACCAGCCTGCGCCAGACGGACACCGAGCGGTTCCTGCGGGCGGCTTGTGCGCAGGCCGGGGTGGAGTTCGTGTGGGGTGCGCGCGTGACGGGCGTGCGCACCACCGGGACGGAGGTCCGGGTGACGGACGAGGACGGGCGGGTGTGGGCCGGCGCGTTCGCGATCGCCGCCGACGGGGCCCGCTCCACGGTCCGGCGGGAGCTGGGCATCGCCCTGGAGGGCACGCGCGGCGAGGGCTTCCACGTCGTCGTGGACGTCGCCGACGTACCGGGCGCGGAGCTGCCGCTGGAGCGGGTCTTCCACTACGAGCATCCCGGGGTGGGCGGCCGCAGTGTGATGCGGGTGCCGTTCACCGGGGGTTTCCAGGTCGACCTCCAGTGCCACGACGACGACCGGCCGGAGGAGTACGGCACCGAGGAGGCCGTACGGCGCTGGCTGCCCTCGGTCGTGGGGGACGGCTACGGCGAGCGGATCCTGTGGGTGTCGACGTACCGCTTCCTGCGCAAGGTGGCGGCCTCGTTCACCGATCCGCACCGGCGGGTGCTGCTGGCCGGCGAGGCGGCGCATCTCTTCCCGCCGTTCGGGGCACGCGGGATGAACAGCGGGATCGCGGACGCGGCGGCCGCCGCCGAGGCGATCGCCGCGGGGACCGGCGAGGCGGTCGCCTCCTTCGCCGAGGTGCGGCGGGCGGCGGCCCTGTTCAACAGTGCCGCCGCCGGTGCCGCCCTGGACCACCTGCGGCCGCGCCGCCGCACCGTCCGGGTCGGACAGCGGGCGGCTGCGGCACTGGCGCCCGTGGTGCCGTGGTGCGGGTCTTGGCTGGAGCACGCGCCGTACGGGCCCCGGCACGGGGCGTCGGCCGTCGCGGGACGCACGTACTGACGCACGTACTGAGGAGGCTGTTGGTGACAAGACCGGCGGTGGCGGAAGGCCTGTGGACGTGGGCGCCCGGCCGTGGCCTGGTCCCGGCCCCGGACCGGGCGGCCGGGGGGCGGTTGCTCGCCGCGGACTCGTGGCTGGTGCGCGAAGGCCGGGTGCGGGCCTACGACCGGCACCAGGAACGGTTCGCGCGGGCCTGCGGTGACTGCGGCGGACCGAAGCCGCGCCGGCTCGTCGCGTTCTGGCAGGACGTGACCGCCGTACTGCCGCGCACGGGTGCGTGGTTCCCGCGGGTGGAACTCGCGGCGGGTTCACTGGAGTTGCGGCTGCTGCTGCGGCCCGCTCCGCCGCTCGGCACGGGGGTGCGCCTGTGGGCGGCGGGCCAGTCCGATCCGCGGACCGTGCCCCGTCGCAAGGGCCCGGACCTGGACACCCTGGCCCGGGTGCGCCGCCGGGCGTCCGGCGAGGGCGCGGAGGAGGCGGTGCTGATCGCGCCCTCGGGCACGGTGCTGGAGTCGGCCACCGCCAGCGTCCTGTGGTGGGAGGACGACACCCTGTGCCTGCCCCCGCCCCGGCTGCCCGTCCTGCCGGGTGTGACGTCCGGGCTGGTCCAGGAGCGGGCGCTGCGGTCGGGGATCCGGATCGCGCACCGGGAGCGGACCGTGGCCGAGCTGGACGGCCGTGAGGTGTGGCTGGTGAACGCGCTGCACGGGATCCGGCCGGTGACGGGCTGGATCGGGCGGCCGATGCGGGTGCCTCCGGCTCAGCGGGCCGGGGAATGGCGGGATTGGCTCGACAGCATGATGGAGCCGCTGCCGGTCGACTGAATTTCCGGTCGGCTGAATTTCCGGTCGGCTGAATTACCGGTCGGCTGAACGGAGAAAATGGCGACGTCGGGTCGAATTCGACCCGACGCACCGCTTTTCCCGTTCTCTCAGCTTTTCGGTGTCATACGTGTCGCTATCGCGATCCGGTTGTACGCGTTGATGACCGTGGCCGACCAGATGAGCGCCGCGATCTGGTTCTCGTCGAACACCCCGGCCGCCTCGGCGTACACCGCGTCCGGGACGTGGCCGTCGTGGACGAGCGTCACCGCCTCGGTCAACGCCAGTGCGGCACGCTCGCGTTCGGTGAAGAACGGCGTCTCCCGCCAGGCGTTCAGGGCGTAGATGCGCTGCTCGGTCTCGCCCTGGCCGCGGGCGTCCCGGGTGTGCATGTCGATGCAGAACGCGCAGCCGTTGATCTGCGAGGCGCGGATCCTGACCAGTTCCAGCAGTTCCGGTTCGAGTTTGGCGTCCTGGGCCGCGGAAACGGCGGCGGTGTGCAGGGAGCCCATTGCGGCGGACACGTCAGGTGTTGTTTTCTTCAGGGCCACGCGGGACGGAGAAGTGCTTTCGCTCATGGGGTGACCATATCCATTGAGCGGCATTCCGGAGGGGAATTCACGCGATTATCCGGGCAGTACCGCGCACAGCGCGTCCAGCGCCCCCGACCACGCGTGGTCCGGCGGTGTCCCGTAGCCGACGACGAGGGCGTCGGCCGGCTCGGCGACCGCGGCGGCGTGCCGGTAGCGGGCGAGTCCGTGGACCGCCAGACCCTGCCAGTGGGCCGCCTGGACCACCGACTGCTCGGTGCCGGGCGGCAGCCGCAGCAGGACGTGCAGCCCGGCCGCGATGCCGGTGATCCGGGCTTCCGGGGCCCGGGCCGCGACGGCGGCGACCAGGGCGTCGCGGCGGCGCCGGTAGCGCAGGCGGGTCGCGCGCACATGGCGGTCGTAGGCCCCGGACGTGAGGAACTCGGCCAGGGTCAGCTGGTCCAGTACCCCGCACGTGTCGACACCGCCCTTGGCCGCGGCGGTCTCCTCGGCGAGGCCCGGCGGCAGCACCATCCAGGCCAGCCGCAGCCCGGGGGCCAGGGACTTGCTCGCGGTGCCCAGATAGACCACCCGGTCGGGGTCCAGGCCCTGGAGCGCGCCCACGGGCTGCCGGTCGTAGCGGAACTCGCCGTCGTAGTCGTCCTCCAGCACCAGCCCGCCGGTGCGGCGCGCCCAGTCCACGACGGCCGCTCGGCGGTCGCGGTGCAGGGGGACGCCCATCGGGAACTGGTGGGCGGGGGTGAGGAGGACCGCGTCGGCGGCGGACAGCCCGCCGGGGTCGGTGCCCAGCCCGTCGAAGGGCAGCGGGACCGTGTGCAGACCGGACGCGGCCAGGATCCTCCAGTGCACATCGAGCCCGTACGAGTCGACGGCGACCGTCCGCGCCCCGCGCGCTCGCAGGGCCGTGCCGAGCAGCTTCAGGCCGTGCGCGAACCCGGAGCACACCACGATCCGTTCGGGGTCGGCGCGCACGCCCCGGGACCGGCTGAGGTAGCCGGCGAGCGCGGCGCGCAGTTCGGGACGGCCCCGGGGATCGCCGTAGTCGAGGGCGTGGTGGGGGGCGGCGGTCAGGGCGCGGCGGGCGGCCTTGAGCCACTCCGCGCGCGGGAAGGAGGCGAGGTCGGGGCTGCCGGGGCGCAGGTCGTAGGCGGGACGGGCGGGTTCGCGGGGGTGGGGTGCGGTGCCGGCCGGCGGTACCACCGTCCGGTCGGCGACCCGGGTCCCCGAGCCCTGCCGGGCGCTGAGCCAGCCCTCGGCGACCAGGTCGGCGTAGGCGTCGGCGACCGTGTTGCGGGCGATGCCCAGGTCGGCGGCGAGCGCGCGGGAGGAGGGCAGCCGGGTGCCGGGCGCCAGCCGGCCGGAGCGCACCGCCTCGCGCAGGGCGTCGGTGAGCCCTCGGCGCAGGCCCGGGCCGGTCGGCTCCAGGTGCAGGTCGATGCCCAAAGTGGCCCGTGGTTCCGCCATGGAAATGGACCATACCCCTGGGCTGCTTCCCTCCTAGGGTCGAGGGCATGACGACACACACCGAGGACACGACCGACCCGACGACCGTGGAGTACGCCGCCGAGCAGCCCGCCCGCCTGGACTGGGCCAAGCACGCGCCCGAGGTCTACAAGGCGATGGTCCGGCTGGAGATGGCCGCCCGGCAGG from Streptomyces chartreusis NRRL 3882 harbors:
- a CDS encoding carboxymuconolactone decarboxylase family protein gives rise to the protein MSESTSPSRVALKKTTPDVSAAMGSLHTAAVSAAQDAKLEPELLELVRIRASQINGCAFCIDMHTRDARGQGETEQRIYALNAWRETPFFTERERAALALTEAVTLVHDGHVPDAVYAEAAGVFDENQIAALIWSATVINAYNRIAIATRMTPKS
- a CDS encoding class I adenylate-forming enzyme family protein; its protein translation is MNPAERNDPVRPPLFTDRGFYLGPVFRRAADRHGAVFVTLDRPLDVAPSLGVDLSYTVLADLVEDLSGRLWEAGVRPSEQVVVHKADNVDIVLLTCAVSRIGAVPVLLSPALAPAVAGQLLQRLRRPWLLTDGATLDGLRELARSGLVRRTLCVDDAPGAEPLAKYAGAEPPPPVRLHPREPALITHSSGTTGVPKLAVHCAHTMWNRLVPQQALGRPTRGEPAALHMSFVHSRFYHLLGVLLHFGSPLVLITDPDPAAVGPLLARHRPGIVETHPNTFVLWEELADAPGAPLSRVRAYGSTFDAIHPRTVRRLLGASRRRTPWLIQLYGQSETGPVAFQVVTRRSAARADGRRVGFGIPGFTRVRVTGAGGRRVPPGTPGRIEARTRGRILTYLGMPERYDRQLTDGWWEMGDMGYRSRLGALYLIDREVDLIDAVHSNLEVEDVLMSRLEELREVVIVPGADREPVPVVCVRGERPLDPERWRRATAGLPAMAEPRQWRFEDLPMTATWKVKRVEIARMLTEGARA
- the pabB gene encoding aminodeoxychorismate synthase component I translates to MKTLLIDNYDSYTYNLFQLIAGVNGEEPVVIRNDAAVEAVPDLLEFDNLVVSPGPGHPADARDFGIAARLVATSPVPVLGVCLGHQGIALGERGVVGPAPVPRHGHLSTIRHDERDLFQGLPQHFTAVRYHSLSVREPLPEMLEATAWAEDGVLMGLRHRTRPLWGVQFHPESVLTEFGHRMLVNFRNLTAERAGKLRTKNTAVPAPEAVRRRVVVPECEVKVARSSARGGRPAAVGRAAVIRSAGAAWFGGAVPSGAADPSAAPGRPGGADPSTASRRPSRADQSTDTGMADGMVPTDETAPSSGASPAGAAGPSAGAGPSAGAGASSGTGPSAGAGSAVGPGQSGGAGPSFGPGTADGMVPTDETAPSSGASSAGAAGPSAGAGPSAGTGPSTGAGSAVGPGPSGGAGPSFGPGTADGMVPTDETAPSSGASPAGAAGPSAGAGPSAGTGPSTGAGPSAGPGRSLTAGPSAGAQSSRGPGRFGGAGPSAGPGPSGRADPSAGPGPSGGVDPSPGSGMVPEVGTAAGREPCGEAGAVVSPASATIPRPRRPHRVGYRLHTRRIAGAVDVEAAFVRMCAGASPAFWLDSSLVEPGRSRFSFFGDGSGPLAEFVRYDVESGRCEIERAGRPVRKVAASVFDYLKRQLTNRRVDATGLPFDFTGGYVGYFGYEVKADCGSPNRHRSPVPDAAWLFADRVIAVDHQEGFTYAVCLAEDTPQAAREAADWLESALADLTCVATERPPLPAPPAPADPGAAEPWLVRDRATYLADIQACQRELRAGTSYEVCLTNAARLPAPPDAFAFYRTLRRDNPAPYAAFLRFGELEVAGSSPERFLRIGRDGTVEARPIKGTAPRGDGPEEDARLRDALASDAKTRAENLMIVDLLRNDLGRVCRTGSVRVPKLMDTETYATVHQLVSTVEGRLRAETDAVDCVRACFPGGSMTGAPKLRTLEIIDSLESEARGVYSGALGYFGCGGGADLSIVIRTAVFADGQMHLGAGGAIVLGSDPDAEYEEMLLKTAAPMRALHQHTADRIRRQAPPGDRAGAAGEARR
- a CDS encoding antibiotic biosynthesis monooxygenase, producing MTSNPVTVTVAYRVTPGRAADFHSWGWAMLGATARQPGFLGGGVLVDGGAEWHVVYRFASEGSALAWEASPSRAQWDGRLDGLAQETERRRVPGPRAWFEAQTLTPAPPAPPSKWKLWFVNMSAVFPPVLLFNLTVLPYLGDLNALIRTLLLCLCVTALVTWILMPRLQRFFRKWLYPSLQALRGRHKRRAT
- a CDS encoding FAD-dependent monooxygenase: MTPVLVVGAGPVGLSAALALRAHGLPAVLLEAEPEDRERPGSRALFVHRETLGLLDAMRPGLAAEITSYGRTWHTRRTLYRGREVYARSFPPPSGPPPFTSLRQTDTERFLRAACAQAGVEFVWGARVTGVRTTGTEVRVTDEDGRVWAGAFAIAADGARSTVRRELGIALEGTRGEGFHVVVDVADVPGAELPLERVFHYEHPGVGGRSVMRVPFTGGFQVDLQCHDDDRPEEYGTEEAVRRWLPSVVGDGYGERILWVSTYRFLRKVAASFTDPHRRVLLAGEAAHLFPPFGARGMNSGIADAAAAAEAIAAGTGEAVASFAEVRRAAALFNSAAAGAALDHLRPRRRTVRVGQRAAAALAPVVPWCGSWLEHAPYGPRHGASAVAGRTY
- a CDS encoding aminotransferase class IV — its product is MTRPAVAEGLWTWAPGRGLVPAPDRAAGGRLLAADSWLVREGRVRAYDRHQERFARACGDCGGPKPRRLVAFWQDVTAVLPRTGAWFPRVELAAGSLELRLLLRPAPPLGTGVRLWAAGQSDPRTVPRRKGPDLDTLARVRRRASGEGAEEAVLIAPSGTVLESATASVLWWEDDTLCLPPPRLPVLPGVTSGLVQERALRSGIRIAHRERTVAELDGREVWLVNALHGIRPVTGWIGRPMRVPPAQRAGEWRDWLDSMMEPLPVD
- a CDS encoding PLP-dependent aminotransferase family protein, producing MAEPRATLGIDLHLEPTGPGLRRGLTDALREAVRSGRLAPGTRLPSSRALAADLGIARNTVADAYADLVAEGWLSARQGSGTRVADRTVVPPAGTAPHPREPARPAYDLRPGSPDLASFPRAEWLKAARRALTAAPHHALDYGDPRGRPELRAALAGYLSRSRGVRADPERIVVCSGFAHGLKLLGTALRARGARTVAVDSYGLDVHWRILAASGLHTVPLPFDGLGTDPGGLSAADAVLLTPAHQFPMGVPLHRDRRAAVVDWARRTGGLVLEDDYDGEFRYDRQPVGALQGLDPDRVVYLGTASKSLAPGLRLAWMVLPPGLAEETAAAKGGVDTCGVLDQLTLAEFLTSGAYDRHVRATRLRYRRRRDALVAAVAARAPEARITGIAAGLHVLLRLPPGTEQSVVQAAHWQGLAVHGLARYRHAAAVAEPADALVVGYGTPPDHAWSGALDALCAVLPG
- a CDS encoding AMP-binding enzyme — translated: MADELIGLARESLAAFKVPRSVSFVPSLPRTPTGKLRRHLVRRGAW